Proteins encoded together in one Jaculus jaculus isolate mJacJac1 chromosome 7, mJacJac1.mat.Y.cur, whole genome shotgun sequence window:
- the LOC101596058 gene encoding GTP-binding protein Rheb-like has protein sequence MRQSKSRKITILGHRSVGSCTLTIQFVEGQFVDSYDPAIENTFTKLITVNGQEYHLQLVDKAGQDEYSIFPQTYSTDTNGYILMYSVTSIKRFEVIKVIHGKLLDMVGKVQIPIMVVGNKKDLHMERVTSYEEGKALAESWNAAFLESSAKENQTAVDVFKRII, from the coding sequence ATGCGGCAATCCAAGTCCCGAAAGATCACCATCCTGGGCCACCGGTCTGTGGGGAGCTGCACATTGACAATTCAGTTTGTTGAAGGCCAATTTGTTGATTCCTATGATCCAGCCATAGAAAACACTTTCACAAAGTTGATCACAGTAAATGGACAAGAATATCATCTTCAACTTGTAGACAAAGCTGGCCAGGATGAATATTCCATTTTTCCTCAGACATACTCCACAGATACTAATGGTTATATTCTCATGTATTCTGTCACATCAATCAAAAGGTTTGAAGTTATTAAGGTTATCCATGGCAAATTGTTGGACATGGTGGGGAAAGTACAAATACCTATTATGGTGGTTGGAAATAAGAAAGACCTACATATGGAAAGGGTGACCAGTTATGAAGAAGGAAAAGCTTTGGCAGAATCTTGGAACGCAGCTTTTTTGGAATCTTCTGCTAAAGAAAACCAGACTGCTGTTGATGTTTTTAAAAGGATAATTTAA